The Arachis hypogaea cultivar Tifrunner chromosome 16, arahy.Tifrunner.gnm2.J5K5, whole genome shotgun sequence genome contains a region encoding:
- the LOC112758839 gene encoding uncharacterized protein, whose translation MEANLEAKDGSGTPRRKRMLSIKGALSRIKRKKLGGSTRSLSSLSQSPFDGDGTLKIPSRSNNTDFFADDSSYSPSPSSSSRYSSNQALNEMVQGDDDGEIKQDNVVAVSLEDGDSMIDAKADEFIAQFYRQMRLQRMDHMDPLYRERSHRSLGW comes from the coding sequence ATGGAAGCAAATCTTGAGGCGAAGGACGGCAGTGGCACTCCGCGTCGAAAGAGGATGCTCTCCATTAAGGGCGCTCTCTCAAGAATTAAGAGGAAGAAGCTTGGAGGCTCCACCAGATCCCTTAGCAGCCTCAGCCAATCTCCTTTTGATGGTGACGGTACCCTCAAGATTCCGTCCAGAAGCAACAACACAGACTTCTTCGCCGACGACTCCTCCTATTCGCCGTCTCCGTCCAGCAGCAGCCGCTATTCTTCCAACCAGGCGCTGAACGAGATGGTGCAGGGCGACGACGACGGCGAGATCAAGCAGGACAATGTGGTTGCTGTTTCTCTTGAGGATGGTGATTCGATgattgatgctaaggctgatgagtTCATTGCTCAATTCTACAGGCAGATGAGGTTGCAGCGCATGGATCACATGGATCCTCTCTACAGGGAGCGCAGCCACAGATCCTTGGGATGGTGA
- the LOC112756672 gene encoding uncharacterized protein: MRYDRTKDPQEHLTAFEARMNLEGVGDAVRCRAFPVTLAGPAIRWFNALPQESITTFADVSQSFLARFTTRIAKAKHPINLLGVTQKPGEPTRKFLDRFNDECLEIDGLTDSVASLYLTNGLLNEDFRKHLTTKPVWTMQEIQSVAKEYINDEEVSQVVAANKQSPPNPPLRQTPQVDRYKESPRDGTSTKQHKQPPRVGRFTNYTPLTAPIVEVYQQIADKGILSRPRPLKERTGGNKNLYCDYHKGFGHKRQDCFDLRDALEQAIREGKLSEFSQLIREPWRRKRERSEQDRSRAVKPRQEPPGDATNPPTFVVNIVVGRYSPPSPSRQQEGTPGYSPYQQMASPPTKSTPQYPLAQRINGSMISLKTPQW, from the coding sequence atgagatATGACAGGACCAAAGACCCTCAGGAACACCTCACCGCTTTTGAGGCAAGAATGAATTTGGAAGGGGTAGGCGACGCAGTGAGATGCCGGGCATTCCCTGTAACGCTAGCCGGCCCAGCGATCCGGTGGTTTAACGCCCTCCCGCAAGAGTCCATCACGACTTTCGCAGATGTCTCCCAAAGCTTCCTGGCCCGATTCACAACACGCATAGCTAAGGCGAAACACCCGATCAACCTGCTAGGGGTTACCCAGAAACCTGGGGAACCGACCAGGAAGTTCCTGGACAGGTTCAATGACGAATGCTTGGAAATCGACGGCCTCACAGACTCAGTCGCCAGCCTCTACCTAACAAACGGCTTGCTAAATGAGGATTTTAGGAAACACCTCACGACCAAGCCTGTGTGGACCATGCAGGAAATTCAAAGCGTGGCCAAGGAATACATCAATGACGAGGAAGTGAGTCAGGTCGTAGCAGCCAACAAACAGTCGCCCCCTAACCCACCACTTCGGCAGACCCCCCAGGTCGACAGATATAAGGAGTCCCCCAGGGACGGAACTTCAACCAAACAGCACAAGCAACCTCCACGAGTGGGAAGGTTCACAAACTACACTCCACTTACGGCGCCCATAGTAGAAGTCTACCAACAAATTGCAGACAAAGGAATCCTATCCAGACCTAGACCCTTGAAAGAGAGAACGGGAGGCAACAAAAACCTTTATTGCGACTACCACAAGGGGTTTGGTCACAAAAGACAAGACTGCTTCGACCTCAGGGATGCCTTGGAACAAGCCATCAGAGAAGGAAAACTGAGCGAATTCTCCCAGCTCATCAGGGAGCCGTGGAGGCGGAAAAGAGAGCGCTCCGAGCAAGATCGGAGCCGAGCTGTGAAGCCAAGGCAAGAGCCCCCAGGGGATGCCACTAACCCCCCAACTTTTGTGGTCAACATTGTAGTCGGACGATACAGTCCCCCAAGTCCAAGTCGGCAACAAGAAGGGACACCCGGGTACTCTCCATATCAACAGATGGCCTCGCCACCAACAAAAAGCACCCCACAATATCCTTTGGCCCAGAGGATAAATGGTTCAATGATCTCCCTGAAAACCCCCCAATGGTAG